Genomic segment of Mastomys coucha isolate ucsf_1 unplaced genomic scaffold, UCSF_Mcou_1 pScaffold5, whole genome shotgun sequence:
gagtttatcttggggctgccaggacaacctagcccaagaagaaagacaccactgctcctccaccttgcacctggctgtttgattttactgaccctgatgtagccatctcctgcctatgtgaattttgtagtttgccctgctttctgtatactatataagcctgatttctactttgtacaaattgcattgttacagcactcccttgtgtctgtttctgtttgtcatttcttcgccaacgccttgtctacctgactaggaccctgttccccacacgggttgagggaggcccagactggccagcctgtgaCACGAGGGTGGAGGTGCAGCTGTGGAAGACCTGCGCAGCATGCCAAGGGCAGACCACTCCTACTCCTACATCCAGCAGTTGTCATGAGGTAGGTAATGAAACCCCCTCCCACTCTGCATACTGGAGGGCCTGCAGTCTGTTCCATACTGTGTGGTCTGAAAAGTGGACTATCCATCCCAAGCTCCTCTTACAGGACAATGAGGCCTCTTCATAAGGTACGATTCATCCTGGTAGCCACGTGTACATAGGACAAAGGACACTTTTCACTCTTCTCCCCATTGCAATCCAGTTCCACAAGATGATGGTGTGTCTAAGTCAGTCTCTAAGAGACTTGAAGCCTAACAAAGATACAACCCTTGGTAAGAGCTGATTCTAGCTGGATGGGAGGAACAGGTCCTGAGTCTGGTTGTTCCTATCATTTGACCGCATGTGGCTGAGGTCTCCAAAGCCACTGAGTGCAGCCTGTTCAAAGTCGgcactggggctggcgagatggctcagcaggttataAAGGGTCTTGCTGCCAAACTTgacaatttaaattttatctcaggggctggagagatggctcagtggttaagagctcggactgctctcccagaggtcctgagttcaattcccagcaaccacatggtggctcataaccatctataatgggatccaatgccctcttctggtgtgtgtctgaagacaactacagtgtactcacataaataaaaattaatttaactttATCTCAGGGACCCACCGGATGAAAGCAGAGACTCCCACACAAGTTGTTCTCagacctatatacacacacacagagagagagaggagagaggagagagagagagagagagagagagagagagagagagagagagagagagagagagagagagagagagagagagagagagagagagatttaagttAGCTTTGGGCTGAGATGCCAGCCCTGTGAGCAACAAGCACAATGAGAGGAAGAATGACTGGGGGAAGTTGGCCAGCTTCTGGGGTGTGTGCAGGAGAAAACTGAGTCCACGGTTGCCCAAGAGTTCTTCCCTTCCTGAACAAAGACTGGAatcttttccagacagggtttctctgtgtagccctggctgtcctggaactaactctgtagactaggctggcctcaaactcagaaatccacctgcctctgcctctcaagtgctgggactaaaggcatgcgccaccactgtgcAGCCAAAGACTGGCATCTTAAAGGTTCTCTTACCCCAGATGCACATGGCCTAAGGTGCAGGAACTGTAGGCCTACTCTGGCACCACTGGCCAAGCAAAGCGTGGTAGGAGTGAAGGCTGCTGGGGAACATCCTAGAAATGCCTGAGAATGTTGTATCTTTCCCCACCCCATGACCACAGTGTTGAATAGGATCACTGGCAGGTGGAGATTTATCTGAACTTGAAGACTGCTACCTGTCTTCAAGTTAAGAAATTTATCAATGTGGGACACCTGCTACATACAGTAGCCCAAGCCTTGGAGCCTAAAGATCCTGGTGTGGTGGGAGACCTTCATCTACCCTGGTTCTCTGAGGTGCTCAGAGTATTGGAAGACCTCAAGGTTATGCATGGAAAGGTAGATTTGTTAatctaatcaagttgacaattaaaaataCCCACCACAATACGCTTGTGggtatttttgtcaacttgattagaTTAACAAATGCCTAAGGCATCCGCGAGGATCATCTGAGAGTAACTGAGGATTAATTCAGAGAAACCAACTCTGGAATGTAGATGGCTCCATCCCATTGGTTGGGGTCCTGGGTTGACTAAGAAAGGgattaaaaagcaagcaagctaagCACCAGGCCCCTTTTCTCCTGCTTCCTAATGGAGAGATGTAACCTGATGCCATGGTCAGAAGGCACTCCAACCACCACCCTTTCCTGACTATGATGGACTATATCCTAAAAAGTGGGGCCAAGACATGGAGTCACTGCTGTAATAAACCTGACAATGTGGTCTTGTAGACGTTGGGGAACAGGTCAGTGTAAGGGAGTTAACGAGTTTGGGGAtgcaggctgaggaagccctgGCTTCTGTAAGCAGAGCTTAGTGGATCATTCTGGGAGTTCAGAAGACTAGAACGCTGCTAGAAAGATGGACAGAAAGGACTGCTCCCCGGGTTAGAGAACAAGAGTTCTTAGCGGGAACTGAAAGCCACCTGTGTTATACTTGGTAATGAATCCCAACCACATTCCAAAAAGCTGAGTGGGGCTGAATTCAAAAGTGGACTAACTTATCAGTGGATACAATTAGGACAGCATAATATTCACTGCGATTTAGTTAATAGCTCACTGCTTTACTCAGACTCAGTGAGAGCGGCAAGCACAGAAAGGAGAAATGTGCCATTTCATAAAGAGCTTGAACCCAGgtaaagctgaggcaggatgtgGCTCTAATTTAGAGATCACTCCCAACAAGGAGAATCTTCAGACTTTACACACAAGACTGCATCCACCCAGAGCTCCATGGGACAGAAATTAAAATTCACTTTTAAGGGAGATGTCCCCTAAAAGAAAAGCCTTCCAGGTACCCTGCTGGAAAATGGCTTCCTGGTGCAGTGCCTTCCCAGCTGCACATGCAAAGCACAGCAGAGGACTTCACTCTTCCCGCCCTGAAGCACCTTTCTCCGAGCTCCGATTCTTCATTCTCACGGGTATCCTATACCACATCCTCAAGAGGTAAACTGAGACGTAAAGCCCCTCCCTCCACAGGACTGGGGCCCCACGTCTTTTGCAAAAGTTGTCACAGTTCAGAGACCAGCATGCTGTAGCAGTTACAAAACATAGGTCACTGGTAAACAAAGGTCCCAGATCCATAATGTTTATAATGAATATAGGGttaaaagagtacacatggtgggactagcggctccagcagcatatgtatagcagaggatagccaagtcggtcatcaatgggaggagaggacattggtcctgtgaaggttctatgccccagtgtagggtaatgccagggccattaagcaagagagggtgggatggtgagcagggagagtggggaggaaacaggggtttgttttagtttttgggtttttttattttatttattttttctttttttttttttttggaggggaacctgggaaaggagatattgtaaataaagaaaatatctaataaaaacaaagaaaaaaaaagaatatatggtTAGATGGCAAAACCACTAATGCTTATCAAATACTTATGTCCACCATTGGCTACACAATTCCTATAGGCGTGGAGTGAACCCTACTGTAAGAAAGTTATCTGCAGTGATCAAAGTAACAAGAGATCCTGAGAGATCCCGAGAGATGAGCCTGGGCTCTCAGAAGACTCAGAGCCTTTCACATTCTGGTTACCGAATACGAAAGTCGTGAGAACTAAACCGAACTGGGTGATAAAGAGTGCCTAACAAATACCTAATGAGCTGGAAGTGACTCTTTAATTAAGAGATCTAATAACTGTCACTAGTTAATAGCCTTGAAAAAGCAACAAAGTACACATTGTGGGGTCTACTTCCAACAGAGAAGAGTGGAGTCTCCTCACGCCAAGAAATACCCACCACGGGTTGGTTAAGTAGTCACGATCTGAGCATATGCACAAATGCTTTATTAATATAACATACATAAACTATAAAGGAGTAAGAAGTTTAAATATCTGCATCGTAACAAACAGGTGGCAATTCAACATCCAGAGTGGAGAGGGCACTGGAAGGAGACTGCAGCGGATCTGGAGGGAGAGGAATTTCTCATTAGATTCTGCACTTCCTTTATAGCCACTATCCATAACAAACATTAGCTGCTAAATTTCATCTTACATTCATCTAATGAatcgcatgcacacatgcagatttTTTAAATGCAGCCTCgggggcagcagcaggagacaggGGCCTCAGAAATGACCTTCATCAAGAAGCAGGCCTTTAAAATAAATACGCAAAGCTCTCCAGCATAAAGTCTCACTAAACCATAAAGTCAGACTGGCAACCCATCTCATCAGAACAGGCGGGAGGCGCTTCTGACCACCGGATCCAGCTAAAGCCTTAAGCTTTCAATGACAAGTTACTGTCAGTTCACACTGGTTCATGGATGGAAACTGGAGTACTCATCCAGTCTCGGTTACTACAGACTTCAACCCATAGCCTAAGAAGCTGTGTATTTAACTTCATCCTCTGCTATCACCAAAGGCTGACCAAGGTTCCAGAAAACCTCCTTTTGGGATGCAACTATAATGACCCAGGAAAATTATCATTCTAAATTTGGCCCCTGTATTCCAAAGCTGCACACAGGCAACTTTGTCCCCACAACAGCACGTGTCACGTAACAAGTTGCTTACGGCCCATCCAGAGGGCCCTGGGCTCCCTTACCACATTCCCACGGTAGAAAAGATGTCTTCACGGGGGTAGGAGGGTCCAGGTGCAACAGCTTCTCAAGCCCTCTCTCTTCATTCAGGATCACGAGAGGCACTCCATTCAAGGGAAGAACTGAGATCTGGTGCTCCTCAGGCAGGTCAAAACTCTCAAAGTCTGTCACAGAGGGAGGGCAAGATCAGGGTGGTGCTCCCTCGGCCCAGTGAAGTATAAGAAGTCAACCTATTCTTCGCCACTATTTGTCATTTAGAAAATAGAGCCTACTTAACAGCAGCCAGTTAGAGAAAGTTACTGCCCTAATCAACTATTACTTTTGCCATACTGAggaaaaagtataatttttaacaGCCCAGCTCTTGAACATTCCCTAATAGACTCTGTGATACAAGTATCATGGCGATACGGCGATACGTGGCTATAATCTGAGCACGTGAGAGGGTGATGTAGGAGCAAGTATCACCGAACTCCAGAGCAGGTCCCCATCCCCTGTCAAAGATTCTGTGATAAAATGAGAACTTCTGCATACCAGAAAATATGACGAACATACTGATGTCACAGAAAAGGGATTTACGGTGATCTGAGCTGCAAGCCAagcctggtttttttgtttgtttgttttttgtttttttctggaagacAGTTTTCATCTGGAAGACAAACTACAATCTAGAGAATATACTTGTCCCATACTCTGTCAAGGAATGAGGGAAGTCTACCACACTTCAAGGAAAATTGTGTCACTAATGCCAGAtttcagaaacaggaaaaggtTTGGAATTGTGGGACACTCATCTGTAAAAGTTAgcatgaaaataatttgaaacttTATCTTACATTACTTTATActtggccttttcttttttggtttgtttcagaaagggtctctctacatagccctagttggccttgaactcaagagatctgctacCGCtgcctgggactaaaggcatgcacaccCAAGTACAGCTACACTTGGCCCTTCCTGATGACATCAGAAGTGATATCCAACAATGCACCTTCATAATGAGACACACaataaaatgtttcaatatttgggtatctacatctttttttttttgagacagggtccttctacatagccctggctgtcctagaacttgctctatagatcgGGTTGGCCTTTGAACTCACACAATGACGACATTGAACTTCTGAGTATTCCTCAACATCTTTGCTCGCATTCTCTAACAGAAGGCGAGGCTCTGGCAAGTGAGTCCCCCTGAACAAGTCTACTTATTCAAAGTCACCCAGGTTCAGCCAGTCTCGGACTCCAGGGCTATATGTTGCAGCCACATGGAGTTAGAGTCTAAGAGAGATCTCAAGCGGGGGCCTGCCCGTGGTACCAAAGGCATTAGTACCTAGAGGATTGAAGGGGAAGAAGTTTTCTATTTCTGGGTAGGCATCatcaggagcaggagcagagcTTTGTGTCTTAGCAGACTTCTTCTCGGTGATCTAGAAAAACCCAAGAGGATAAGCACTGTGAGAATGGAAGTCTCACCCACCTGCATGGTAGCATGAGATTGGCCTCTTCCAATGACGACATCACTATTTAAAGTTTGGCAATTCTGTGCTGCCTTCTAAGAAGTCGCAGTATTTAGTTTTCAGGATTTAGTGTAAAggtaaggagagaactgactcctggaagttgtcctctgactctgaCACACGTGCGGTCACATGCACCAGCCCTGCCTTGCCCTGCCCTACGCAGGCACTCACGgagatggatggaaagatggctctgtggttcagagcacttgctgctcttacagaagacccaggtacagttcccagcacctacagggtggctcacagctatctgtaactccagtccaaatGAAGCAGTGCCTCATGTCTCCTCAGTCACATGGTATACTTACATACTGTGATGCTTGGCCcggggagtgacactattaggaggcgtggcctcaTTGGAATGTGTGGATCACTATGagctggaagtcagtcttccagctgccttcagatgaagatgtagctctatcagctcctcctgtatcaaACCTATGTACATTACCATGCTTCCCAcattgataatggactgaatctctgagcctgtaaagccagccccaattaaatgttgtccttatatgagttgccttggtcatagtgtttggtcatagtgtttgttcatagcagtaaaaccctaaccaataCATATACCATACAGGAGAAcatccaaatacataaaataaaagtcagacATTTTAGCACTTGTCCACGTATAGTAAGAATGCCGAGCAGGGTTAATTCAAAGCTAATCAACTCAACTGTTCAAACCTAACAGTGGACAAAACAGGCTTGAGGCACTCCAGAATAGTAGCCAATCCTGGGAGTCACTTTTACCTTCTAAAAGTGTAGTTTTTCTGCCACTGTTACCTTAATTATTTACTTGGTTAATATTAACAAGTTTGTGTTCTTTAAACATATGGGACTAAGAAGCAGCAGAACATAAAACATCCGAAGAATTGCCAGGTAGACAATCAATAGCGGCAGGCCATTGGAGAAGCCTGAGCGATCTTGATCTTATCCAATctatgtgtaggccagaggtggggcatgtagttcaggctagcctccaaccagcccctcctccagcttcagcctcccaagtgctgggattgcaggtgagTCAAAGGCAGCTAAGTACTTCACACAACTGTTACATGGCCTCTAACCGACTGCTTCCTGTACTAGTTAAGAATAGCTGAGGCAGAATCAGGGTTAGCTATTCCTAAAAGCTGCGGTCTCAAGGTGCTGAGCAGCTGGAAGCAGCACAGCCTGACTCTTCTGTGTGTGAACCTCTATATACCTCCTACTCAGAGGAAGAAGGGCGGATGGGAAGGGTTCTTAAGCCTCAGAAGTGCTACAGCAGGGCTTAGGATGGCTCTGCTgcgaagagcacttgctgctcttccagaggagccagactcagctcctagcacccatgtgctccaaactccagttccaaaagcacccaacgccctcttctggcctccctgggtaaCTGCAGTATTCATCTACACAGATACATGggcatgaataaaaataagaataaactttTTTATAAAGAGCCAACACATGTACAAGCATTCTGATTCATAGCCCGCACTCACCTTTTTCACAGCCAAGGTTGGCTGTTTTGGTTGGAGGGGATTTCTAGTCTTCACGGGCTTTCCGCTAACTCTGTTGATGGTGCCCAGAGCCTTTCTGCCGGCTTTGGGCAAGGCCGGAGCATTGAACACCTTGCCAACTCGAGTTGTTGAAACCTGCAATTTCCCATCTAAGGCCTTggctgtggaaaaaaaaaggataatcataaaaatattacagactcagtgggtaaaggagcatTCAGCTAAACCGGACAACCTGAACCCACATAGTATGAGAACCAATTCtcataggttgtcctctgaccttcacaggtactccatggcatgtgtgtgccccaacacatacacaataaaggTAATATATTGCTCTTAAAGATTAGGCCATATAAAGGCCTCATCATCTTAATTCTCATCCACAAACCTGTGCTTCATTTTGGGCAGTGACTTAGcactcttttatttttggtttttcaagacagggtttctttgtgtagccctggctgtcctggaactcactctgtagaccaggctggtcttgaactcagaaatcgcctgttTCTgccgtgcgccaccactgcccagcaatttaGCATTCTTTAAATAACCTCATTAAGACTATAAACATGAACACAGGAACCATGgcaacacgcctttaatcctagcacttggaggcagaggtaagtggatctcttaagttcaaggccggcctgacTTATATAGCAAATTTCAGGCCAGTCAAAGATATGTAGgggagccctgtctcaaaaaaaaataaataaataaaattaaacatagagTCTGGGGATGTGACTTagtaggtagagtgcttgcctaccatttGAAAAGCTCCAAGTGCCATCCCCTGCAGTGCATAAGCCTTGCActgtggcccatgcctgtaatcactGCCCTGGGCAGGTGAAGTCaaaaggattagaagttcaagaccGCCCTAGGTGACATGGGGAACTAGAGACCAGTCTGAACTTCATGACACcttattctaaaattaaaaagaaagataataagCACCTGACTCCAATCAACCACAAAGTACACTAAATGCTAGGGGCCATAATCCATTCACAACACCTGTGTATCTCAAGGCAGTCGATACTTACCCCCGGAGCCCAGTTTCAACCCATCCTTAGATGCCAAACGGCTGCCTGGCTCTTCATTATCCTTATCAACAAAGATCAGAGTAGCCATCCTGGACTACTCTAAGGAAGAGACCTGCAAATTATGATACGGGCATTGAGGAAGGCTGGAAGAACTAAGCAGCAACAGAGACCAAGTGTACCCTGGGCACCTATGCACAAAAATATAGAAGTAGCTGGAGAAGTCAACAGGCTTAGTTCAGATCTTAAATCTTCACACCAGGGTCAAAAACACTAAACTCCTCCAGAAATCAGTTGATGTTGGCACCCATCAAAACTGTCTCCAGCCTACAGTCTCAGCGATAAGGAAATAAGCCAAGAGGATGCTCAAGCTTGGCTTTGGttccaagttcaagaccagcccggGCTGCTCGAGATCCTGAAGTGAGtgcagggagggaagaaggaaaatgaaaacagcatTGCTATGGGTCGAGCACGCCAAGAGCGCCCCGGGACGCCGGGCCAAGTCCCGACCCTGTTTCAGCCTCCATCCCGGGTCTGCCCGCCCCGCCACCCCGAGCTCCCCTAAGACAACCTCGCCCACGACGCATTCACTGCTTAACTTACTCAAGTTCTGCCACCTTAACTCACTCAAGCTGCGCCACCAACTACCCGACACTCCGCAGTTTAAACTACAACTCGCGCCTCAATTGGTCCATGCGAGTAGAGGCGGGGCTTAGGGCCTAAGAACCAATGAGAGCAACCTAAGTTTTCAGCCGCCCCNNNNNNNNNNNNNNNNNNNNNNNNNNNNNNNNNNNNNNNNNNNNNNNNNNNNNNNNNNNNNNNNNNNNNNNNNNNNNNNCCCCCCCCGCGCCAGCCTCGCGTCTGTCGCCAAGGTATTAAGAAacgaataaaaacaaacaaaaaactagaattGTACATTGTCTAAAACTCCGCTGAGaggctttttgttttccataactTGGGCCTGCCATAAGCCCAATAACAAAAACGCCGCTTTGTCCCTTTAAATTTTAAGGGCTTTTTGTTTTCCCTTGGAAACAAGCTTTCACGAGACTTCAGACTGTCCTTTG
This window contains:
- the Pttg1 gene encoding securin codes for the protein MATLIFVDKDNEEPGSRLASKDGLKLGSGAKALDGKLQVSTTRVGKVFNAPALPKAGRKALGTINRVSGKPVKTRNPLQPKQPTLAVKKITEKKSAKTQSSAPAPDDAYPEIENFFPFNPLDFESFDLPEEHQISVLPLNGVPLVILNEERGLEKLLHLDPPTPVKTSFLPWECDPLQSPSSALSTLDVELPPVCYDADI